One genomic region from Skermania piniformis encodes:
- a CDS encoding metal-dependent hydrolase family protein: protein MTATPGAAPRTVLRAARWADVATGTIHTPAVLVIEGNRIAAIGAEAPSPGSAVEIDLGDVTLLPGLMDMELNLLIGGPGSPEGLPTPMHGVQDDPAYRTLRGAVNARTTLEAGFTTVRNLGLMVKTGGYLLDVALQRAIDQGWFPGPRIQPAGHAVTPYGGHLDPTVFQRLAPGIMPLSIAEGIANGVPDVIACVRYQIRHGAKLIKVSASGGVMSHSTAPGAQQYSDAELAAIADEAHRAGVRVAAHAIGDSAIRGCIRAGIDCIEHGFLASDETLQMMADHGTFLVSTTYLTDAMAIDRIAPELRAKAEVVFPQAKAMLPRAVATGVRIACGTDAPAIPHGKNAMELVALVDRGMTPMQALQAATVTAAELVDVADRLGRLAPGYLADIVAVPGDPARDITGTLDVRFVMKDGQVVVDRREL from the coding sequence GTGACCGCGACGCCCGGCGCAGCGCCTCGGACGGTGCTGCGTGCGGCGCGCTGGGCCGACGTGGCGACCGGCACGATCCACACACCGGCGGTGCTGGTGATCGAGGGCAACCGGATCGCCGCGATCGGTGCCGAGGCGCCGTCGCCCGGATCTGCGGTCGAGATCGATCTGGGCGACGTGACGTTGCTGCCCGGGCTGATGGATATGGAGCTGAACCTGCTGATCGGCGGGCCGGGCAGTCCCGAGGGATTGCCGACGCCGATGCACGGGGTGCAGGACGACCCGGCATACCGGACGTTGCGCGGCGCGGTGAACGCTCGGACCACGCTGGAAGCCGGCTTCACCACGGTGCGCAACCTCGGTCTGATGGTGAAGACCGGTGGCTATCTGCTCGACGTGGCGCTGCAGCGCGCGATCGACCAGGGTTGGTTCCCCGGTCCGCGGATTCAGCCGGCCGGGCACGCGGTGACACCGTACGGCGGGCATCTCGATCCGACGGTGTTTCAGCGGCTCGCGCCGGGCATCATGCCGTTGTCGATCGCCGAGGGCATCGCCAACGGGGTGCCGGACGTGATCGCGTGTGTGCGGTACCAGATTCGACACGGCGCGAAGCTGATCAAGGTGTCGGCGTCGGGTGGGGTGATGTCGCACAGCACCGCGCCCGGCGCGCAGCAATACTCCGATGCGGAGTTGGCGGCGATCGCGGACGAGGCGCATCGGGCGGGGGTGCGGGTGGCGGCGCATGCGATCGGGGACTCGGCGATCCGTGGCTGTATCCGAGCCGGCATCGACTGCATCGAGCACGGCTTCCTGGCCAGTGACGAAACCTTGCAGATGATGGCGGATCACGGCACCTTCCTGGTATCGACCACCTATCTGACCGACGCGATGGCGATCGACCGGATCGCGCCGGAGCTGCGGGCGAAGGCGGAGGTGGTATTTCCGCAGGCGAAGGCGATGCTGCCGCGGGCTGTTGCGACCGGGGTGCGGATCGCCTGCGGCACCGATGCGCCGGCGATCCCGCACGGCAAGAATGCGATGGAGCTGGTCGCACTGGTCGATCGGGGGATGACGCCGATGCAGGCGCTTCAGGCGGCCACGGTCACCGCCGCGGAGTTGGTGGACGTAGCGGATCGGCTGGGTCGGCTGGCGCCGGGCTACCTGGCCGACATCGTCGCGGTCCCGGGTGACCCCGCGCGCGACATCACCGGCACGCTCGACGTACGGTTCGTGATGAAAGACGGACAGGTCGTCGTCGACCGTCGGGAGTTGTGA
- a CDS encoding dipeptidase, with product MTSTEAALRTAVAELMPRAKRDLTELVALKSIADGSQPDDCSKAAEWLVQAFTDAGLRDVRRSTTSDGSDAVHGVAPGPEGAPTVLLYCHYDVQPPLGAAEWKTPIWTLTEGADGRWYGRGAADCKGNVVMHLTALRALAKVCGEFPLTVKLIAEGSEEQGTGGLEHFVPPNADLLRADAICVVDTGNSALGVPTLTTSLRGMVSVDIKLEALESALHSGTFGGPAPDPVAGLIAVLATLHDADGDTTVAGLDNSGSWHGDDYATDHFRADAKVLDGVDLIGTGSVADRVWARYAATVVGMDLPSVAESVSAIQASATARVSLRLPPGESGIAAQDALAAHLAAQVPWGLRCEVTRVAVGDPFTGSLAGPAFDALQAALEKSYGVPMATSGQGGSIPLCNVLQQTFPDAEIMLYGVEEPSCLIHAPNESVAPAEIAHIALAEALFMVDYAECRRR from the coding sequence ATGACGTCCACCGAAGCCGCACTCCGAACCGCGGTCGCCGAGCTGATGCCGCGCGCCAAGCGCGACCTGACCGAGCTCGTCGCGCTGAAATCGATCGCCGACGGCTCCCAGCCGGACGACTGCTCGAAGGCTGCCGAATGGCTCGTCCAGGCCTTCACCGACGCCGGGCTACGCGACGTCCGGCGATCGACGACATCGGATGGCAGCGATGCCGTGCACGGCGTCGCTCCCGGACCCGAGGGCGCTCCGACGGTCCTGCTCTACTGCCATTACGACGTGCAACCGCCACTCGGTGCGGCGGAGTGGAAAACCCCGATCTGGACGCTTACCGAGGGAGCAGACGGCCGCTGGTACGGGCGCGGCGCGGCCGACTGCAAGGGCAACGTGGTCATGCACCTGACCGCGCTACGGGCACTCGCGAAGGTCTGCGGCGAGTTCCCGCTGACTGTCAAGCTGATCGCCGAGGGCTCGGAGGAACAGGGCACCGGTGGGCTCGAACACTTCGTCCCACCGAACGCGGACCTGCTGCGCGCCGACGCGATATGCGTGGTCGACACCGGGAACTCGGCGCTCGGGGTGCCGACCCTGACAACGTCGCTGCGCGGCATGGTGAGCGTGGACATCAAGCTCGAAGCGCTCGAAAGCGCGCTGCACTCCGGAACATTCGGCGGTCCTGCGCCGGATCCGGTCGCCGGGTTGATCGCGGTACTGGCCACGCTGCACGACGCGGACGGGGACACGACCGTCGCCGGGCTCGACAACAGCGGATCGTGGCACGGCGACGACTACGCCACAGATCACTTCCGCGCCGACGCAAAGGTGCTCGACGGTGTCGATCTGATCGGAACCGGTTCGGTCGCCGACCGGGTGTGGGCCCGATACGCCGCCACCGTCGTCGGCATGGATCTTCCGTCGGTGGCGGAATCGGTGTCGGCGATTCAGGCCTCGGCGACCGCGCGGGTCTCGCTCCGGCTCCCTCCCGGGGAAAGCGGAATCGCCGCCCAGGACGCGCTCGCAGCGCATCTGGCCGCGCAGGTTCCGTGGGGCCTACGGTGCGAGGTGACCCGAGTCGCGGTCGGTGATCCGTTCACCGGCTCACTGGCCGGGCCGGCATTCGACGCGCTGCAGGCCGCGCTCGAAAAGTCCTATGGCGTTCCGATGGCGACATCGGGGCAGGGTGGGTCGATTCCGCTCTGCAACGTACTTCAGCAGACCTTCCCGGACGCCGAAATCATGTTGTACGGCGTCGAAGAGCCGAGCTGTCTGATCCACGCACCGAACGAGAGCGTCGCGCCCGCCGAGATCGCGCACATCGCGCTCGCCGAGGCCCTTTTCATGGTCGACTACGCGGAGTGCCGTCGCCGCTGA
- a CDS encoding ferredoxin--NADP reductase codes for MNPAPRVLLDEAAPAVPDADGFASLVVERVIRETGDAVSLELLNAAGFRYEAGQYVTLRVTIDGQEHRRCYSMSSSPAAGDSLRVTVKRDRDGVVSNWLNDHARAGDRLDVAAPDGRFTLTETADELVAFAGGSGITPVLSLIHTVLVTTDRRARLFYANRNADSIIFRAALAELAAAWPDRFTAHHHLDDQSGVVTPEQIRDFTNGSAAEYYICGPAPFMDAAESVLQTAGVPGARVHLERFSVEPGPISAIAESAVCEEVTIQLGRKTITTAYRPGTTLLQCARSTGLRAPSSCEVGSCGTCMARIDEGSARMLNNDALDEDEVAEGWVVTCQSLPTSRTVRVVYE; via the coding sequence GTGAACCCCGCGCCCCGAGTTCTGCTCGACGAGGCGGCCCCAGCCGTCCCGGACGCGGACGGCTTCGCGTCGTTGGTGGTCGAGCGGGTGATTCGGGAGACCGGTGACGCGGTGTCACTGGAATTGCTGAACGCGGCTGGATTCCGTTACGAAGCAGGACAGTACGTCACCCTCCGGGTGACGATCGACGGGCAAGAACACCGGCGCTGCTATTCGATGTCGTCCTCGCCGGCGGCGGGAGACAGCCTGCGGGTCACCGTCAAGCGGGACCGGGATGGCGTCGTTTCGAACTGGCTGAACGATCATGCACGGGCCGGTGATCGGCTGGACGTGGCGGCGCCGGACGGGCGGTTCACGTTGACCGAGACCGCGGACGAGCTGGTGGCGTTCGCCGGCGGCAGTGGCATCACCCCGGTGCTCTCGTTGATCCATACGGTGCTGGTGACTACCGATCGGCGTGCTCGACTGTTCTATGCGAACCGGAACGCTGATTCGATCATCTTCCGTGCTGCTTTGGCCGAGCTCGCGGCAGCCTGGCCGGATCGGTTCACCGCGCACCATCACCTTGATGATCAGTCCGGGGTCGTGACTCCTGAGCAGATTCGTGACTTCACGAACGGTTCGGCGGCGGAGTACTACATCTGCGGGCCCGCGCCGTTCATGGATGCGGCCGAGTCGGTGTTGCAGACTGCCGGCGTGCCGGGCGCGCGGGTCCACCTCGAGCGCTTCTCGGTGGAACCTGGACCGATCTCCGCGATCGCGGAATCGGCTGTCTGCGAAGAGGTGACGATCCAGCTCGGGCGGAAGACGATCACCACCGCCTACCGGCCCGGCACCACGTTGCTGCAATGCGCCCGCTCGACCGGACTGCGCGCGCCGTCGTCGTGTGAAGTCGGTTCTTGCGGAACGTGTATGGCCCGAATAGACGAGGGCAGCGCGCGCATGTTGAACAACGACGCACTGGACGAGGACGAGGTGGCCGAGGGCTGGGTGGTGACCTGTCAGTCGCTGCCGACCAGCCGCACCGTCCGGGTGGTCTACGAATGA
- a CDS encoding MarR family winged helix-turn-helix transcriptional regulator → MELTDNILWLLKQAFYFSLTTVNDAVKQHGVSTAQVGVLRHLTQEPGLSGAELARRLLITPQGVQLALTALEKRGLIERKPDPRHGRILQVFLTDEGRAISAAVVGDAVAAHDRVFGVLTPPEREQLRGLLVRVVEQGTGHDVVTGRIQVSGDGTPRSRP, encoded by the coding sequence ATCGAACTCACCGACAACATCCTCTGGTTGCTCAAACAGGCCTTCTATTTCTCGCTGACCACCGTGAACGACGCGGTGAAGCAGCATGGGGTGAGCACCGCCCAGGTCGGCGTGCTGCGTCACCTCACCCAGGAACCGGGGCTGTCCGGCGCCGAGCTGGCGCGGCGGCTGCTGATCACCCCACAGGGGGTGCAACTCGCGCTCACCGCGCTGGAGAAGCGTGGCCTGATCGAGCGCAAGCCGGATCCCCGGCACGGCCGCATCCTGCAGGTTTTCCTCACCGACGAAGGCCGCGCGATCTCGGCGGCCGTGGTCGGTGATGCCGTCGCCGCACACGACCGGGTGTTCGGCGTGCTGACGCCGCCGGAGCGCGAGCAACTGCGTGGCTTGTTGGTGCGGGTCGTCGAGCAGGGGACCGGGCACGACGTGGTCACCGGCCGGATTCAGGTCAGCGGCGACGGCACTCCGCGTAGTCGACCATGA
- a CDS encoding TetR/AcrR family transcriptional regulator, which translates to MPERWTRERRLSHTRSLLLDAAEQVFAEKGFTPATLDDIADTAGYTKGAIYAHFETKEDLFLEVCDRHWRRYFETFVDVLADTARVGQAELDEVARRWRELSVERGPGQAALGLEFLLYLARNPDVRDRVAAQRAAAVADLGSFVTEGIERLGGALSIPSTTFAQILIATSDSVALSSALDEIDLYRPVLAMYLSAFERPK; encoded by the coding sequence ATGCCCGAGCGTTGGACGCGGGAGCGACGGCTATCGCACACCCGCTCGTTACTGCTGGATGCGGCCGAGCAGGTGTTCGCCGAAAAGGGCTTCACCCCGGCGACTCTGGACGACATCGCGGACACCGCCGGCTATACCAAGGGCGCCATCTACGCGCACTTCGAGACCAAGGAGGATCTCTTCCTCGAGGTCTGCGACCGGCACTGGCGCCGCTACTTCGAGACCTTCGTCGACGTCCTCGCCGACACCGCGCGGGTCGGTCAGGCCGAACTCGACGAGGTCGCCCGGCGGTGGCGAGAGCTGAGCGTCGAGCGCGGTCCGGGGCAAGCGGCGCTGGGGCTGGAGTTCCTGCTGTATCTGGCCCGCAATCCGGACGTGCGCGACCGCGTCGCCGCGCAACGGGCCGCTGCGGTGGCCGATCTCGGCAGCTTTGTGACCGAAGGCATCGAACGGCTCGGCGGCGCCTTGTCGATCCCCTCGACGACCTTCGCGCAGATCCTGATCGCCACCAGCGATTCCGTCGCCCTGAGTAGCGCACTCGACGAGATCGATCTCTACCGACCGGTCCTGGCGATGTACCTGTCGGCCTTCGAGCGACCAAAATAG
- a CDS encoding spirocyclase AveC family protein, which produces MTELSPKAELSRPKPYVAEKLGSAALPADRPPTARAVKIWATVGGVILAFQLYVWIRWITGPNFERVPPGPTDPPTYMKAVLVTWTIVIIVGLPISLYYFIVRPWRRERRITLDGMLLVACGLLFFQDPLLNYFNTWSTYNTWMWNRGSWVQDVPGWVSYGKPGAMMAEPILMNAPGYSFGVLLCTILGCWVMRKTKQRFPNISNLGLIGVLIVWAFFFDLVIEGLFLMPMGLFTYPGAIQSLSINAGTYYQWPVYEGLMWGGVQAGLCALRYFTDDRGRTFVERGLDSVRGGFVRQQFTRFLAIFAACSAFFFVMYNLPAQWFAMHADPWPEDLLKRSYFLMGICGDGTDRPCPDPALPMPLTNSGYIDKDGRLVLPDGVVLPSIVPVEQGN; this is translated from the coding sequence ATGACCGAGCTGTCGCCGAAGGCGGAGTTGTCCCGCCCGAAGCCCTATGTCGCGGAGAAGCTCGGCAGCGCCGCGCTACCCGCCGACCGGCCGCCCACCGCCCGAGCGGTGAAGATCTGGGCGACCGTCGGCGGGGTGATCCTGGCCTTCCAGCTCTACGTCTGGATCCGGTGGATCACCGGGCCCAACTTCGAACGGGTGCCACCCGGCCCCACAGATCCGCCGACGTACATGAAAGCGGTCTTGGTCACCTGGACGATTGTGATCATCGTCGGCCTGCCGATCAGCCTGTACTACTTCATCGTCCGGCCGTGGCGGCGGGAGCGGCGGATCACGCTCGACGGCATGCTGCTGGTCGCCTGCGGCCTGTTGTTCTTCCAGGACCCGCTGCTGAACTACTTCAACACCTGGAGCACCTACAACACCTGGATGTGGAATCGGGGTTCGTGGGTCCAGGACGTGCCGGGTTGGGTGTCCTACGGCAAGCCCGGCGCGATGATGGCCGAGCCGATTCTGATGAATGCGCCGGGTTATTCGTTCGGGGTGCTGCTGTGCACGATTCTCGGCTGCTGGGTGATGCGCAAGACCAAGCAGCGGTTCCCGAACATCAGCAACCTCGGCCTGATCGGCGTGTTGATCGTGTGGGCGTTCTTCTTCGACCTGGTGATCGAGGGCCTGTTCCTGATGCCGATGGGGCTGTTCACCTACCCCGGCGCGATCCAGTCGTTGTCGATCAATGCCGGAACCTACTACCAATGGCCGGTGTACGAGGGTCTGATGTGGGGCGGAGTGCAGGCCGGCCTGTGCGCGCTGCGGTACTTCACCGACGACCGCGGCCGCACCTTCGTCGAGCGCGGCCTCGACAGCGTTCGCGGCGGGTTCGTTCGCCAGCAGTTCACCCGGTTCCTGGCGATCTTCGCCGCGTGCAGCGCGTTCTTCTTCGTGATGTACAACCTGCCGGCACAGTGGTTCGCGATGCACGCCGACCCCTGGCCGGAAGACCTGCTGAAGCGGTCGTACTTCCTGATGGGTATCTGCGGCGACGGTACCGACCGGCCGTGCCCCGATCCGGCGCTACCGATGCCGCTGACGAACTCCGGCTACATCGACAAGGACGGGCGGCTGGTGTTGCCGGACGGGGTGGTGTTGCCGTCGATCGTGCCGGTGGAGCAGGGCAACTGA
- a CDS encoding thiolase C-terminal domain-containing protein: MRRVALVGAGMTSFAEHFALGIDDLLPMAVAECAASVDKGVQLSDLDAAWFGMVRKADGLPAGLLADALGTPDLPVTHIENSCATGNDAVRNAMYAIGSGAVDVALVIGADKLRETGQQDALREWESLTRDRVWDYPLGVFAAAGFALHANRYLHESAATREHLALVAVKNHRHGVSNPKARLRFEITAEQALAAPMVADPFGVYDCVPQTDGAAALLLVAEDVADRYTDAPVWVRGVGLGLDTVMHQHRTDLTSFPATLRAARRAFAMAGLGPRDVHVAEVHDYFTGIELMSYEDLGFADRFEGHKLLEAGVTTVGGALPVNPSGGLKCKGHPPGATGIAQCVELFQQLRESAVNQVDGARIGLAHNLGGPAAVAAVTILEGPSG, translated from the coding sequence ATGAGGCGGGTAGCGCTGGTCGGCGCGGGAATGACCTCGTTCGCAGAGCATTTCGCCTTGGGCATCGATGATCTGCTGCCGATGGCCGTCGCCGAATGTGCCGCGTCGGTGGACAAGGGCGTGCAGCTGTCCGATCTCGATGCGGCCTGGTTCGGCATGGTGCGCAAGGCCGACGGACTCCCGGCGGGACTGCTCGCCGATGCCCTCGGAACTCCGGACCTACCGGTCACCCATATCGAGAATTCTTGTGCCACCGGCAACGACGCGGTGCGCAATGCGATGTACGCGATCGGTTCGGGCGCGGTCGACGTAGCCCTGGTGATCGGCGCCGACAAGCTTCGGGAGACCGGGCAGCAGGATGCATTGCGCGAGTGGGAATCGCTGACCCGGGACCGCGTGTGGGACTACCCACTCGGGGTGTTCGCCGCGGCCGGCTTTGCCCTGCATGCCAACCGCTATCTGCACGAGTCGGCAGCGACGCGGGAGCACCTGGCGCTGGTGGCGGTGAAGAACCACCGACACGGGGTCTCGAATCCCAAGGCGCGACTGCGGTTCGAGATCACCGCGGAGCAGGCGCTGGCCGCGCCGATGGTGGCCGACCCGTTCGGGGTGTACGACTGCGTGCCGCAGACCGACGGCGCGGCCGCGCTGTTGCTGGTGGCCGAGGACGTCGCGGACCGGTACACCGATGCGCCGGTGTGGGTTCGCGGGGTGGGGCTCGGGCTGGACACCGTGATGCATCAGCACCGGACGGATCTGACGTCCTTTCCGGCGACGTTGCGGGCGGCCCGGCGGGCCTTCGCGATGGCCGGCTTGGGCCCGCGCGACGTGCATGTCGCCGAAGTGCACGACTACTTCACCGGGATCGAGTTGATGAGCTACGAGGACCTCGGTTTCGCCGACCGGTTCGAGGGGCACAAGTTGCTGGAGGCGGGGGTGACGACGGTCGGTGGCGCGCTCCCGGTGAATCCCAGCGGCGGACTCAAGTGCAAGGGACACCCGCCCGGCGCGACCGGGATCGCGCAGTGCGTCGAGCTCTTCCAGCAGCTGCGCGAAAGCGCGGTCAACCAGGTCGACGGAGCGCGAATCGGCCTGGCGCACAACCTGGGCGGCCCGGCGGCGGTCGCGGCGGTGACGATTCTGGAAGGTCCGAGCGGCTAA
- a CDS encoding TetR/AcrR family transcriptional regulator translates to MTERWTRQRRVEHTRGLLLDAAETVFAGAGFGGAALEDIADAAGYTRGAIYAHFGSKEDLFLAVIDRHLERFMAGFAEVIESFDGLDTLDVDKLADRWRELTRAGPERAALGYEFSLFLLRNPDARDRLAERREQMVASFTTFIDTYVEQLGGALAIPADTLARILVATNEGITIAGGIDGIDLYPAFVHLVTANIVAVQNDKSADWQTLPGR, encoded by the coding sequence GTGACCGAACGATGGACCCGACAGCGACGGGTCGAACACACCCGCGGCCTGCTGCTGGACGCAGCCGAGACCGTCTTCGCCGGTGCCGGCTTCGGCGGCGCCGCGCTGGAAGATATCGCCGACGCCGCCGGCTATACCCGCGGTGCGATCTACGCCCACTTCGGTAGCAAGGAAGATCTGTTCCTGGCGGTGATCGATCGCCACCTGGAACGCTTCATGGCCGGCTTTGCCGAGGTGATCGAATCCTTCGACGGGCTCGACACACTGGATGTCGACAAGCTGGCCGACCGCTGGCGCGAACTGACCCGAGCCGGGCCGGAGCGTGCCGCGCTCGGCTACGAGTTTTCCCTCTTCCTGCTCCGTAACCCCGATGCCCGGGACCGGCTGGCCGAGCGCCGCGAGCAGATGGTGGCCTCCTTCACGACCTTCATCGACACCTACGTCGAACAGCTCGGCGGCGCCCTCGCCATCCCGGCCGACACGCTTGCGCGCATCCTGGTCGCGACCAACGAGGGCATCACGATCGCCGGGGGGATCGACGGTATCGATCTCTATCCCGCGTTCGTGCACCTGGTCACGGCGAATATTGTTGCAGTACAAAACGATAAGTCTGCCGATTGGCAAACCTTGCCCGGTCGCTGA
- a CDS encoding aromatic ring-hydroxylating oxygenase subunit alpha, protein MARFPKPAEGSWTEHYPELGTAPVSYEDSIDPEIYELERKAIFKRAWLNVGRVEQLPRKGSYFTKEVVAAGTSIIVCRTTSGAVKAYHNVCRHRGNKLVWNDMPLEETSGVCRQFTCKYHAWRYDLDGRLTFVQQEGEFFDLDKDRYGLLPVHCDIWEGFIFVNFAVEPEQSLTEFLGPMITDLAGYPFDKMTSRFTYRSEVKANWKLYMDAFQEFYHAPVLHANQSPTAYSKAAAEAGFEAPHYRIDGPHRLVSTSGVRAWEMPDEMRKPIEDICQSGLFGPWAKPDLGEMPPGLNPAKCDPWGLDSFQLFPNFVMLFWGQGWYLTYHYWPTSFNTHTFESTLYFPQPRTPRERIGQELAAATFKEFGLQDANTLEATQSSLESRAVEEFLLCDQEILIRHLHHETAAWIDDYQRTTAGV, encoded by the coding sequence ATGGCGCGTTTTCCCAAGCCGGCCGAAGGCAGTTGGACCGAGCACTACCCGGAGCTGGGTACCGCCCCGGTCTCCTACGAGGACTCGATCGATCCGGAGATCTACGAGCTGGAGCGCAAGGCGATCTTCAAACGTGCCTGGCTGAACGTCGGTCGGGTGGAGCAGTTGCCCCGCAAAGGTAGCTACTTCACCAAGGAAGTGGTTGCCGCCGGCACCTCGATCATCGTCTGCCGCACCACCAGCGGTGCGGTGAAGGCGTATCACAATGTGTGTCGGCACCGGGGCAACAAGCTGGTGTGGAACGACATGCCGCTGGAGGAGACCAGCGGAGTGTGCCGACAATTCACCTGCAAATACCACGCGTGGCGGTACGACCTGGACGGGCGGCTGACCTTCGTCCAGCAGGAGGGTGAGTTCTTCGATCTGGACAAGGATCGCTACGGCCTGCTCCCGGTGCACTGCGACATCTGGGAAGGCTTCATCTTCGTCAACTTCGCCGTCGAACCCGAACAGTCGCTGACCGAATTCCTCGGTCCGATGATCACCGACCTGGCCGGTTATCCGTTCGACAAGATGACGTCCCGGTTCACCTACCGGTCGGAGGTGAAGGCGAACTGGAAGCTCTATATGGACGCCTTCCAGGAGTTCTATCACGCACCGGTGTTGCATGCGAACCAGTCGCCGACCGCCTACTCCAAGGCGGCGGCCGAGGCCGGCTTCGAAGCGCCGCACTACCGGATCGACGGTCCGCACCGGTTGGTGAGCACCTCCGGAGTGCGAGCCTGGGAGATGCCCGACGAGATGCGTAAGCCGATCGAAGACATCTGTCAGAGCGGACTGTTCGGGCCATGGGCCAAGCCGGATCTGGGCGAGATGCCGCCCGGCCTGAACCCGGCCAAGTGTGACCCGTGGGGGCTGGACTCGTTCCAGCTCTTCCCCAACTTCGTGATGCTGTTCTGGGGCCAGGGCTGGTATCTGACGTATCACTACTGGCCGACTTCGTTCAACACCCACACGTTCGAGTCCACGCTGTACTTCCCCCAGCCGCGGACCCCACGCGAACGTATCGGGCAGGAGCTGGCCGCAGCCACGTTCAAGGAGTTCGGTCTGCAGGATGCGAACACCTTGGAGGCCACCCAGTCCAGCCTCGAATCCCGGGCGGTCGAGGAGTTCTTGTTGTGCGACCAGGAGATCCTGATCCGCCACCTACATCACGAGACCGCTGCCTGGATCGACGATTATCAGCGCACGACCGCCGGAGTGTGA
- a CDS encoding OB-fold domain-containing protein, giving the protein MPHIASLGTYLPCWGDRNERIAGDDEDAVTLAIEAGRAALTAGEPVERVVLVSRDLPQVESSNAAVLLAGLGLDPELEVIERLGGAPAMLDALSSARPRSLVIGVDLAPAGAAAAWISDQGGAHLHTTARVSRSLPVRTRNATGVHDYGDPRLLRERGLVASLSAAWLDTPVAVAGVDQAQVAALCRPGAPQLPTLGASSAGFALAAMLEWDRSGLLVGAEQASLSGVTVAPGSVAVRRIEPLPHPPSAGTFVPGSELPISLAAYERAFEAKVRWVAGKHAGRDELDFPPRYRLAPDGALAADYELVPLPRTGVVYAETTVRMPVPGIRCPYSLVLVQLDDVGVRVLATVTGADAGTAGIGVRGRMVLRRVAVRSGVPDYGYAFEPDLDSVAVRRSA; this is encoded by the coding sequence ATGCCGCACATCGCGTCGTTGGGCACCTACCTGCCGTGTTGGGGGGACCGCAACGAACGGATCGCCGGGGACGACGAAGATGCGGTCACCCTGGCAATAGAGGCGGGTCGCGCCGCGTTGACCGCCGGCGAGCCGGTCGAACGGGTGGTCCTGGTCAGCCGAGATCTCCCGCAGGTCGAGAGCAGCAATGCCGCGGTGCTGTTGGCCGGTCTCGGTCTCGATCCCGAGCTGGAGGTGATCGAGCGGCTCGGCGGGGCGCCCGCGATGCTGGATGCGTTGAGCTCGGCCCGGCCACGCAGTCTGGTGATCGGCGTCGACCTGGCACCTGCCGGCGCGGCTGCCGCGTGGATCTCCGATCAGGGTGGGGCGCATCTGCATACGACGGCTCGGGTGTCCCGTAGCCTGCCGGTGCGGACTCGCAACGCTACCGGTGTGCACGACTACGGCGATCCCAGGCTGCTGCGGGAACGGGGATTGGTGGCATCGCTGTCGGCGGCCTGGCTGGACACGCCCGTTGCGGTGGCCGGGGTCGACCAGGCTCAGGTCGCTGCATTGTGCCGGCCCGGTGCGCCGCAGTTGCCGACACTGGGTGCCTCGTCGGCCGGGTTCGCGTTGGCGGCGATGCTCGAATGGGATAGGTCCGGCTTGTTGGTCGGCGCGGAGCAGGCGAGCCTGTCCGGAGTGACCGTGGCGCCCGGTTCGGTAGCGGTGCGCCGGATCGAGCCGTTGCCGCACCCGCCGTCTGCCGGAACGTTCGTGCCGGGTTCGGAGTTGCCGATCTCGCTTGCTGCCTACGAGCGGGCGTTCGAGGCCAAGGTTCGCTGGGTGGCCGGCAAGCACGCGGGCCGTGACGAACTCGACTTTCCGCCGCGGTACCGGCTGGCACCGGACGGGGCGTTGGCGGCCGACTACGAGTTGGTGCCGTTGCCACGCACCGGCGTGGTGTACGCCGAGACGACCGTTCGCATGCCGGTGCCGGGCATCCGTTGCCCGTACTCGTTGGTTCTCGTGCAACTCGACGACGTCGGGGTGCGCGTCCTGGCTACGGTGACCGGTGCGGACGCCGGTACCGCCGGGATCGGTGTGCGGGGGCGGATGGTGTTGCGTCGGGTGGCGGTGCGCTCCGGCGTGCCCGATTACGGTTACGCTTTCGAGCCCGATCTGGACAGCGTCGCGGTCCGGCGGTCGGCATGA